A genomic stretch from Desulfolutivibrio sulfodismutans DSM 3696 includes:
- a CDS encoding DNA primase family protein produces the protein MLNNPESAPTPHDEEHKDDALSARDQAEGTGGYPPPNEEEHAVPQGGEQPAPEEAEAPAADPEVGGSVVRPPTVKVVSNFDEVGASQRVLAACQDSLRYLTDRKLLYAWDGTKYGDHGHLAKRWALEALDKVHREFEEGRIHMTEDGQPVDKEDFLKFQGKVRSLGMINKALALASLAPRIQVTSREFDADHYKINLQNGLLDLETLELAPHHPSQQVTKVAPVTWEPDAKCPFWEDSITKMSCGDRDLADYLRRQFGYSMTGSTYEEVMTILHGCGANGKSLFLGTNLRILGSGEYGLTLNPEMILKSTMYGMSYFYRQVEGKRSGFAIETDQDRTLGEGVMKALVSGDELSGRGVAKDPVQFRPRIKIFMGVNHLPALLSTDHAMRRRIRVVPFRHQFDNTVNKEELEGKVERELSGIFAWAVRGFLEWRKQGLNPPKVVLDATAAYFQENDHISRYLEERTDISDPNARTQQGLLYSDYLAWTRDCGSKALGKIQFGKMLTARHFEAKGGNPSRFWQGIAIKRIG, from the coding sequence ATGCTCAACAATCCAGAATCCGCACCAACCCCGCATGACGAGGAGCACAAGGACGACGCGCTTTCGGCCCGTGATCAGGCCGAGGGAACCGGCGGCTACCCGCCGCCGAACGAGGAAGAGCACGCAGTTCCGCAAGGAGGGGAACAACCAGCGCCTGAAGAAGCCGAGGCCCCGGCGGCCGATCCCGAGGTGGGGGGGAGCGTCGTCCGGCCCCCCACGGTAAAGGTAGTGTCCAACTTTGACGAGGTCGGAGCGAGCCAGCGTGTTCTTGCCGCCTGTCAGGACAGCCTGCGGTACCTGACCGACCGAAAGCTCCTCTATGCCTGGGACGGCACGAAGTATGGCGACCATGGCCATCTGGCAAAGCGCTGGGCGCTGGAAGCCCTGGACAAGGTCCACCGCGAGTTCGAGGAGGGCCGCATCCATATGACCGAGGACGGGCAGCCGGTCGACAAGGAGGACTTTCTGAAGTTTCAGGGAAAAGTTCGTTCCCTGGGAATGATCAACAAGGCCCTCGCCCTTGCCAGCCTCGCGCCGCGCATCCAGGTGACGTCCCGCGAGTTCGACGCCGACCATTATAAAATCAACCTGCAGAACGGCCTGCTCGACCTGGAAACCCTGGAGTTGGCTCCGCACCACCCATCGCAGCAGGTGACGAAAGTTGCACCTGTCACCTGGGAGCCGGATGCCAAATGCCCTTTCTGGGAAGACAGCATCACGAAAATGTCATGCGGCGACAGGGACTTGGCCGATTATCTACGGCGGCAATTCGGCTACAGCATGACCGGCTCGACCTATGAGGAGGTCATGACCATCCTGCACGGTTGTGGAGCGAACGGGAAAAGCCTCTTCCTCGGGACCAACCTCCGCATCCTGGGCTCGGGCGAGTACGGCCTGACGCTCAATCCTGAGATGATCCTTAAATCGACAATGTACGGCATGTCCTATTTTTATCGGCAAGTCGAAGGGAAACGCTCAGGCTTTGCAATCGAGACTGATCAGGACCGCACGTTAGGCGAAGGGGTCATGAAGGCGCTGGTGAGCGGAGATGAGTTATCCGGGCGCGGGGTTGCAAAGGATCCGGTCCAATTCCGGCCTAGGATAAAAATATTCATGGGGGTGAACCACCTTCCGGCACTTTTGAGCACGGATCACGCGATGCGTCGCCGGATTCGGGTCGTACCTTTCCGCCACCAGTTCGACAACACCGTCAACAAGGAAGAGCTTGAAGGCAAGGTCGAGCGCGAACTGTCCGGAATTTTCGCTTGGGCTGTACGCGGCTTCCTGGAGTGGAGGAAGCAGGGGCTGAACCCGCCCAAAGTCGTCCTCGATGCGACGGCCGCCTATTTTCAGGAAAACGACCACATTTCGCGGTACCTGGAGGAGCGCACCGATATCTCCGACCCCAACGCCCGGACCCAACAAGGCCTCCTTTATTCTGACTACCTGGCTTGGACTCGGGACTGTGGCTCGAAGGCTCTCGGGAAAATCCAGTTCGGAAAGATGCTCACAGCCCGGCACTTTGAGGCGAAAGGCGGCAACCCCAGCCGTTTCTGGCAGGGCATCGCAATCAAGCGCATCGGCTGA
- a CDS encoding DUF4405 domain-containing protein: MLRKTVSLLLTFSGVFVLLTSVVLYIEPEGRVAYWADWKLLGLDKPQWGDLHVTTGFLFLVALMLHVWLNWKPILSYMKNKARELTGINAANLTALAVTLYVVIGTLFALPPMQQVLELGSAIKDSHVETYGNPPYGHAELSTLERFAAFMKMDPEKALMALREKGFKAESSKMTLRDMADANGVTPKALYEAMSDATTPELPDIAPEGTGKLRLGDLCKQFGLDAQAAVKGLAATNIKASADQTMKEIASANNLSPTEVYQALRAWSLSRKPSSS; this comes from the coding sequence ATGCTTCGAAAAACCGTATCCCTGCTTTTGACCTTCTCCGGCGTCTTCGTCCTTTTGACGAGCGTAGTGCTTTACATCGAACCCGAGGGCCGGGTTGCTTATTGGGCCGACTGGAAACTGCTCGGGCTTGACAAGCCCCAGTGGGGCGATCTCCATGTGACGACGGGCTTTTTGTTTCTCGTCGCCCTGATGCTGCATGTCTGGCTCAACTGGAAGCCGATTCTGTCCTACATGAAAAACAAGGCCCGTGAACTGACCGGGATCAACGCGGCAAACCTGACCGCCTTGGCCGTCACCCTGTACGTGGTCATCGGTACGCTTTTCGCCCTGCCGCCCATGCAACAGGTTTTAGAACTCGGCTCCGCCATCAAGGACTCCCATGTGGAGACTTACGGCAATCCTCCTTACGGCCACGCCGAGCTTTCCACCTTGGAACGCTTCGCCGCCTTCATGAAGATGGACCCGGAAAAGGCGCTCATGGCGCTTCGGGAAAAAGGCTTCAAGGCTGAGTCATCAAAAATGACTCTCCGCGACATGGCCGACGCCAACGGCGTCACTCCCAAGGCCCTGTACGAAGCCATGAGCGACGCGACTACGCCGGAGCTACCCGATATCGCCCCCGAGGGTACGGGCAAGCTGCGTCTTGGCGATCTTTGCAAGCAGTTCGGCTTGGACGCCCAAGCGGCGGTCAAAGGCTTGGCCGCGACAAATATTAAGGCGTCGGCGGACCAGACCATGAAGGAGATCGCTTCGGCGAACAACCTGTCGCCGACCGAGGTTTATCAGGCCCTGCGAGCGTGGTCTTTGTCCAGGAAACCCAGTTCCAGCTAG
- a CDS encoding response regulator, protein MDRKGWPLVKDSESLTPVFRGANNPTANATKNGLEIPVKFKLVVFMFLVLAGLAGNYLKFPIFLNIDFLFGSIFSMIALQLLGLGWGITAAALIASYTFILWFHPYAIIIMTTEAAVVGWLIYRRNFNIVIADTLYWIFIGIPLVFLLYYFAMHSSSSSTQIVMAKQAINGITNALIARVIIFSYGLATRSMRFSYREIVYILLASFVLLPMLVILFIASRSDFTETDQRIRTQLIAKSEQISRRMGVWIEDRMASLNTLAELAHTLPPEGVQPFLEQATKSDPNLVRAGLLNADAIITAYYPLLDEMGMPNIGKSAADRPYLPELKSRLKPMLTEVMIGRTGGPVPIVLMLAPVVVGGRFEGYVVTVPRLSQIKDFLDLNMDLEGMRYILLDKNDKVIMSNVVGLEVMQPFVRNKGNWAHQDGGISQWVPEVPPNTSIMERWRQARYIIESSIGGMGEWKLILEQPTAPFQRYLYDRYSKALFLALLILFVALLLAWLLSRRIMRGLESLAGATANLPLNLAQGVTKHSLLQSRVLEIDYLTANFRMMSDALSMQFKAIKQVNDSLEEEVASRTRQLQVAKGAAEAANKAKSAFLANMSHEIRTPLNGVFGMLQLLGMEPLTDDQLQCVTMAKESSQRLLRLLNDILDISRIDADKLEIISAQFSPKDLLEETIAMFARTADSKGVSLSYEYERTIPETLVGDQARILQVLFNLVGNAVKFTEQGEVMMTSAFTRIEADPTQGMLLLIVSDTGPGIPDDRLSSLFHPFAQADTSFTRKYQGAGLGLAIVRRLVALIGGTICVDSNEGKGSTIYVTFKVGLIEATRSEPAPTTAPKRNTGLHFHILAADDDELSLSFVKKTLEIQGHQVQTATDGMMAIALLDAEAFDLILMDIQMPVMNGMEATRSIRTSGKPFADIPIIAMTAYAMTGDKEKFMTAGMNDYISKPVDIEALKAVIARVMGKTRVEA, encoded by the coding sequence ATGGATAGAAAGGGATGGCCGTTGGTTAAGGACAGTGAATCGCTCACTCCGGTTTTCCGTGGGGCCAACAATCCGACGGCTAACGCAACGAAAAACGGATTAGAAATCCCCGTGAAGTTCAAGCTCGTTGTATTTATGTTTCTTGTTCTTGCCGGCTTGGCCGGAAACTACCTCAAGTTTCCAATCTTTTTGAATATCGATTTTCTCTTTGGCAGCATTTTCTCGATGATTGCACTGCAACTTCTTGGTCTCGGCTGGGGAATTACGGCCGCCGCACTGATCGCCAGCTACACGTTCATCCTCTGGTTCCACCCCTACGCCATCATCATCATGACCACCGAAGCGGCCGTTGTCGGTTGGCTGATATATCGCCGCAACTTTAACATCGTGATAGCCGACACGCTCTATTGGATTTTTATCGGCATTCCGCTTGTTTTCCTGTTATATTATTTCGCCATGCACAGTTCATCGTCCAGCACCCAGATCGTAATGGCTAAACAAGCGATCAACGGAATAACCAACGCCCTAATCGCGCGAGTGATCATTTTCAGTTATGGGTTAGCGACCCGATCCATGCGATTTTCCTACCGTGAGATCGTCTATATTTTGCTGGCCAGCTTCGTTCTGCTCCCTATGCTTGTAATATTGTTCATCGCCAGCAGAAGCGACTTCACCGAAACCGACCAACGCATTCGCACCCAGTTAATTGCAAAGAGCGAGCAAATCTCACGGCGTATGGGGGTCTGGATCGAGGACCGGATGGCCAGCTTGAATACTCTGGCAGAACTCGCTCACACATTGCCGCCTGAAGGGGTACAGCCCTTCCTGGAGCAGGCGACCAAATCCGATCCAAACCTGGTTCGGGCAGGCCTGTTGAACGCTGATGCCATAATTACCGCCTACTACCCGCTGCTCGACGAAATGGGGATGCCCAACATCGGCAAGAGTGCCGCAGACCGCCCTTATCTGCCCGAGCTAAAGAGCAGGCTTAAGCCGATGCTTACGGAAGTCATGATCGGCAGGACTGGTGGTCCGGTGCCGATCGTCTTGATGCTTGCCCCGGTTGTTGTCGGAGGCCGATTCGAGGGCTACGTCGTCACAGTTCCACGACTGTCCCAGATCAAGGATTTCCTTGACCTGAACATGGATCTCGAGGGCATGCGTTATATTTTGCTGGACAAGAACGACAAAGTCATCATGTCCAATGTCGTCGGACTAGAGGTTATGCAGCCCTTTGTACGTAACAAGGGGAATTGGGCACACCAGGACGGAGGCATCTCGCAATGGGTGCCCGAGGTGCCGCCAAACACGAGCATCATGGAGCGATGGCGACAAGCGCGCTATATCATTGAAAGCTCCATCGGCGGTATGGGTGAATGGAAGTTGATCCTGGAACAGCCCACAGCCCCTTTCCAGAGATATCTCTACGACCGATACTCCAAGGCTTTGTTCCTGGCCTTGCTGATCCTGTTCGTAGCGCTGCTACTGGCTTGGCTGCTCAGTCGCCGGATCATGCGGGGACTGGAGAGTCTGGCCGGAGCGACTGCCAATCTGCCACTTAACCTGGCGCAAGGCGTCACGAAGCATTCCCTGTTGCAAAGCCGGGTGTTGGAAATTGACTACCTGACAGCCAACTTCCGTATGATGTCTGACGCCTTGTCTATGCAGTTCAAGGCTATCAAACAGGTCAATGATTCGCTGGAAGAGGAGGTGGCGAGTCGCACCAGGCAGTTACAGGTGGCCAAGGGTGCAGCCGAAGCCGCCAACAAAGCCAAATCCGCCTTCCTGGCCAACATGAGCCATGAAATCCGCACTCCACTTAACGGAGTGTTTGGCATGCTCCAACTGTTGGGCATGGAGCCACTCACTGACGATCAGTTACAGTGCGTGACAATGGCCAAGGAGTCGTCCCAGAGGCTTTTACGCTTGCTCAACGACATTTTAGACATAAGCCGCATCGACGCCGATAAGTTGGAAATCATATCGGCGCAATTCAGCCCTAAAGATCTTCTGGAAGAAACGATTGCGATGTTCGCCCGCACTGCCGACAGCAAAGGGGTGTCGTTGAGCTACGAATACGAGCGCACTATCCCTGAAACCTTGGTTGGAGATCAAGCCAGGATTTTGCAGGTGCTTTTCAATCTGGTCGGCAACGCCGTCAAGTTCACCGAGCAGGGCGAGGTGATGATGACGAGCGCCTTCACCAGGATCGAAGCCGATCCTACCCAAGGCATGCTGCTGCTGATTGTCTCGGACACTGGACCCGGCATACCCGACGACAGACTTTCGAGCTTGTTCCACCCCTTCGCCCAGGCCGACACGTCATTTACTCGCAAGTATCAGGGCGCAGGGCTTGGCCTGGCTATTGTCAGGCGGTTGGTGGCGCTTATAGGCGGCACGATCTGCGTTGATTCGAATGAAGGCAAGGGTTCGACGATCTATGTTACCTTCAAGGTTGGACTTATCGAAGCAACCCGAAGCGAACCAGCCCCGACCACGGCACCCAAGCGCAATACAGGCCTGCATTTTCATATCTTGGCAGCGGATGACGATGAATTGAGCTTGAGTTTCGTGAAGAAAACGCTGGAGATACAAGGCCACCAAGTGCAGACAGCGACGGACGGCATGATGGCGATTGCCCTGTTGGATGCCGAAGCCTTCGACTTAATCCTGATGGATATTCAAATGCCAGTCATGAATGGCATGGAGGCGACAAGATCAATCCGCACTTCAGGCAAACCTTTTGCCGACATCCCGATCATCGCCATGACCGCTTATGCCATGACCGGGGACAAGGAGAAGTTCATGACCGCTGGGATGAACGACTACATCTCCAAGCCAGTGGATATTGAAGCTCTGAAAGCTGTCATCGCTAGGGTGATGGGCAAAACCAGAGTGGAGGCCTGA
- a CDS encoding ABC transporter ATP-binding protein, producing MNMSTPGTPLVTISNLNKSFGQGDARVDALKQVTLQVYAGQVVGLLGPSGSGKSTLLNIIGCILEPSSGRMELDGQVVYDGKWLQSDLRRLRLDRIGFIFQFHNLLPFLNAIENVAVVLEIANKSAMSARQRALELLSYLQVEHRCETMPSRLSGGEAQRVAIARALANHPHIILADEPTAALDSERAGVVMDLLRKVAAEQGAAVLVVTHDEKIFDRFDQIFYLRDGMLTDIGGAQNKSE from the coding sequence ATGAATATGTCCACCCCAGGGACCCCTTTGGTAACCATCAGCAATCTTAACAAATCCTTCGGGCAGGGAGACGCGCGAGTCGATGCACTGAAGCAGGTCACGCTGCAAGTGTATGCCGGGCAGGTGGTGGGGTTGCTTGGCCCGAGTGGTTCCGGGAAAAGCACCCTGCTCAACATTATTGGTTGCATCCTGGAGCCAAGCAGCGGGCGCATGGAACTTGATGGGCAAGTGGTCTATGATGGCAAATGGCTACAGAGTGATTTGCGTCGCCTGCGTTTGGACCGAATCGGGTTCATCTTCCAGTTTCACAACCTGCTTCCTTTCCTGAATGCCATTGAAAATGTTGCCGTAGTTTTGGAAATCGCCAACAAAAGTGCTATGTCAGCCCGCCAGCGTGCTCTAGAGTTGCTTAGTTACCTCCAGGTAGAGCATCGTTGCGAAACAATGCCGTCAAGACTTTCTGGAGGCGAAGCACAGCGAGTGGCTATTGCCCGTGCGTTGGCTAACCATCCTCATATCATTCTGGCTGATGAACCCACTGCCGCTTTGGATTCAGAACGTGCTGGTGTCGTGATGGACCTGCTGCGTAAGGTAGCAGCTGAACAGGGAGCTGCGGTATTGGTCGTCACCCATGATGAAAAAATTTTCGACCGGTTTGATCAGATATTTTACCTTCGCGATGGGATGCTGACAGATATAGGTGGTGCGCAAAACAAATCTGAATAG
- a CDS encoding ABC transporter permease, with product MNLAVRDIRHNLGRFLLTCLGLSLLLGLVLSMIGIYRGLVEEALSLSRTPGADLWVVEAGKRGPFAESSRIPGDTREVIASLSQVVETGSVTYQSVEAMHNGYKLRLYVVGYESGRLGGPASILAGRYMTRSHYEMLVDSKSGLMLGEQLRLGRNVFTVVGLTRNQVSSGGDPVAYITLRDAQRLQFELEPPVARREAERGTPQVGTDIVNAVVAKVAPGTTPDRVVEAVGRWKHLAGLSQSAQENILTKSVVDKSRRQIGLFTVILLVVSAVIISLILYTMTMDKVREIATLKLIGAPDKTIIGLIIQEAVAMAVIGFSVGALLINLTRDFFPRRVILLPQDGFALAVVVLVLCVLASGMGVRLALKIEPAVALGG from the coding sequence ATGAACCTGGCGGTGCGCGATATCCGGCATAACCTCGGTCGGTTCCTACTGACGTGTCTGGGATTAAGCCTGCTGTTAGGTCTCGTGTTGTCTATGATCGGCATCTACCGTGGATTGGTTGAAGAAGCCCTGTCCTTGTCCAGGACACCGGGAGCCGACCTTTGGGTCGTGGAGGCAGGAAAAAGGGGACCTTTTGCGGAGTCGTCGCGGATACCTGGTGACACCCGCGAAGTAATCGCCAGTCTGTCACAGGTGGTGGAAACGGGATCAGTGACGTATCAATCAGTGGAAGCTATGCATAACGGATACAAATTGAGGCTTTACGTGGTTGGATATGAATCTGGAAGGCTAGGAGGACCTGCAAGTATACTTGCTGGCCGCTACATGACCCGTAGCCACTATGAAATGCTGGTCGACTCGAAGAGCGGGCTCATGTTGGGTGAACAGTTGCGTCTTGGTCGCAATGTCTTTACTGTAGTTGGATTGACCCGAAATCAAGTTTCTTCGGGTGGCGATCCTGTGGCCTATATTACGTTACGAGACGCGCAGCGCCTCCAATTTGAATTGGAACCCCCGGTAGCCCGACGGGAGGCCGAACGCGGCACTCCACAGGTCGGCACGGACATCGTCAACGCTGTGGTTGCCAAAGTCGCGCCAGGAACGACCCCGGATCGGGTGGTCGAGGCTGTCGGACGTTGGAAGCACCTCGCCGGATTGAGCCAGTCCGCTCAAGAGAATATTCTGACCAAGTCGGTGGTGGACAAATCTCGACGCCAAATCGGACTTTTTACAGTAATACTTCTTGTTGTTTCGGCAGTTATCATCTCGCTCATACTCTATACTATGACAATGGATAAAGTGAGGGAGATCGCCACGCTCAAACTAATAGGTGCGCCGGACAAGACCATTATCGGACTTATCATTCAGGAAGCCGTCGCCATGGCCGTAATCGGCTTCTCTGTGGGAGCTCTGCTCATCAACTTGACCAGAGATTTCTTTCCTCGGCGAGTGATACTTTTGCCTCAGGACGGATTCGCTTTGGCTGTTGTGGTGCTCGTCTTATGCGTGCTTGCCAGTGGGATGGGGGTGCGTCTTGCACTCAAGATCGAACCTGCCGTGGCTTTGGGAGGGTAG
- a CDS encoding efflux RND transporter periplasmic adaptor subunit, which yields MSRYRKRVILAVAGGMVVAFMLIHLNFRPISVRVMEPVAQGALQVFGLGTVEARVLSKVGFKVNGLLRELKVDHADEVKAGQLLALMDSGEQESQVAKALANHEKAQANLNLAKASLKKSRTSLALKQQQSHRRQALKSKDVLAGEEAEVSLAAAQTAEAEVLLSEAEMAAAAATVKDAEAQLSLSRVVLSQHLLVAPYDAVIIGRHKEVGTIMQAGEPVFTLVDPCSVWVRAFVDEAKAGYIEVGQPVEVRLRSLPGKRFPGKVARIDLESDRVGEERRIYVTWGDCPRDFHLGEQAEVVINSGWLDKVVLVPEALVFERDGNSGQIWILEKGQLNRCQVVFGQSTLDGRLPVIQGVPEGAQVLSALPSGLRQGRKATVQSGGGL from the coding sequence ATGTCCAGATACAGAAAGAGAGTGATATTGGCAGTAGCAGGGGGTATGGTCGTTGCCTTCATGCTGATTCACCTGAATTTTCGCCCAATTTCAGTCCGAGTCATGGAGCCGGTCGCACAGGGGGCGCTCCAGGTATTCGGCCTGGGCACTGTGGAAGCGAGAGTACTTTCCAAGGTAGGCTTCAAGGTAAATGGATTACTTCGTGAATTGAAGGTTGACCATGCTGACGAGGTAAAAGCGGGGCAGCTTCTGGCGTTAATGGACAGCGGCGAGCAAGAAAGTCAAGTGGCCAAAGCCTTGGCCAACCATGAAAAGGCTCAAGCTAACCTCAATCTGGCAAAGGCAAGTCTAAAGAAGTCCCGCACCAGCCTTGCCCTGAAGCAACAGCAAAGCCATCGTCGCCAAGCGCTTAAAAGTAAAGATGTTCTGGCTGGGGAAGAGGCCGAAGTTTCATTGGCTGCAGCGCAAACGGCAGAGGCAGAAGTGCTTTTGTCAGAGGCAGAGATGGCTGCTGCTGCGGCAACCGTGAAGGATGCTGAAGCTCAACTCAGCTTATCACGTGTAGTCTTGTCCCAACATCTTCTGGTGGCTCCATACGATGCCGTGATTATTGGTCGCCACAAGGAGGTGGGCACGATAATGCAAGCAGGGGAGCCGGTCTTCACATTGGTGGATCCCTGCTCGGTCTGGGTACGGGCTTTCGTGGACGAGGCCAAGGCCGGTTATATAGAAGTTGGGCAGCCGGTTGAGGTGCGACTCCGCTCCCTTCCTGGAAAAAGATTCCCTGGAAAAGTCGCGCGTATTGACCTGGAGAGCGATCGGGTCGGAGAGGAACGACGTATTTACGTAACCTGGGGAGATTGTCCCCGCGATTTCCATCTCGGCGAACAGGCAGAGGTGGTGATCAATAGTGGCTGGTTAGATAAAGTCGTGCTGGTTCCAGAAGCGCTTGTTTTCGAACGAGATGGTAACAGTGGGCAGATATGGATTTTGGAAAAGGGCCAACTCAATCGGTGCCAGGTGGTTTTCGGGCAAAGCACCCTGGATGGACGTCTTCCGGTGATCCAGGGGGTGCCTGAAGGAGCCCAGGTTCTGTCAGCCTTACCGTCCGGCCTACGCCAAGGAAGGAAGGCCACGGTGCAATCCGGAGGCGGTCTATGA
- a CDS encoding TetR/AcrR family transcriptional regulator, with the protein MGTRKKSADRKAEIVAAMLTLVAEMGPGCATTQAVADRVGVTQAGVFRHFPAKKDLWIAVADWLIKEAQERWAKARNCEKSPLDGIKCVIEAQLEFIQHTPAVHSLIFSRELHAQNDELRRSFYSMSTDFHIMLTDLAKQAQVDGELSSDFAPHEIASVLLTLPSGLATRWSLSGRSFNLAKEGARLLEVMLYGMSKVH; encoded by the coding sequence ATGGGGACGCGCAAGAAAAGTGCCGACAGAAAGGCCGAAATCGTGGCAGCCATGCTTACACTGGTTGCCGAAATGGGGCCTGGATGTGCGACCACCCAAGCGGTAGCCGATCGGGTAGGCGTTACACAGGCTGGCGTGTTTCGGCACTTTCCGGCGAAGAAAGACCTTTGGATTGCCGTTGCGGACTGGTTGATTAAAGAAGCCCAAGAACGCTGGGCGAAAGCACGCAATTGCGAGAAAAGTCCTCTTGATGGAATAAAGTGCGTCATAGAGGCGCAGCTTGAATTTATTCAGCACACTCCGGCGGTCCACTCTCTGATATTTTCACGCGAACTCCACGCACAAAACGACGAATTGCGTCGATCTTTTTACTCTATGAGCACGGACTTTCATATCATGTTAACCGATTTGGCTAAACAAGCCCAGGTCGATGGCGAGTTGTCAAGTGACTTTGCCCCTCATGAAATTGCCAGCGTACTGTTGACGTTGCCGTCAGGCCTAGCCACACGCTGGTCACTCAGCGGGCGCAGTTTCAACCTCGCGAAAGAAGGTGCACGGCTTTTGGAAGTCATGCTGTATGGCATGAGCAAGGTTCATTGA
- the hcp gene encoding hydroxylamine reductase: MYCFQCQETAKNTGCTVKGMCGKPEETANLQDLLIFVLRGIAVYGEGLKDLGQPDRSNDDFVLQGLFATITNANWNDVRFEGMIEDGLKRRDALKTKFHEAYKAKHGKEFSDQLPDAATWSGPSSSFTEKAKTVGILASENEDVRSLREFLIIGLKGVAAYAEHAAILGFRKPEIDEFMLEALASTTKDLSVDDMVGMVMKAGEVAVTTMALLDEANTSTYGHPEITHVNIGVGTNPGILISGHDLKDMDELLKQTEGTGVDVYTHGEMLPANYYPAFKKYKHLIGNYGGSWWHQNPEFESFNGPILLTTNCLVPLKKDNTYLDRLYTTGVVGYEGATHITDRPTGGAKDFSAIIAQAKKCAPPTELEKGAIVGGFAHHQVMALADKVVEAVKSGAVKRFVVMAGCDGRQKSREYYTQVAEALPEDTIILTAGCAKYRYNKLNLGDIGGIPRVLDAGQCNDSYSLAVIALKLKEVFGLDDINKLPVSYDIAWYEQKAVAVLLALLFLGVKGIRLGPTLPGFLSPNVAKVVIEKFGLKPIGTVQDDIAAMMTGQ; this comes from the coding sequence ATGTACTGCTTTCAATGTCAGGAGACCGCAAAAAACACCGGCTGCACTGTCAAGGGCATGTGTGGAAAACCCGAGGAGACTGCCAATCTTCAAGACCTCTTGATCTTCGTATTGCGGGGCATTGCCGTGTATGGTGAAGGACTCAAGGACCTGGGACAGCCTGACCGCTCGAACGATGACTTCGTGCTTCAGGGTCTGTTCGCCACGATCACCAACGCCAACTGGAACGATGTTCGTTTCGAAGGCATGATTGAAGATGGTCTGAAGCGTCGCGATGCGCTCAAAACGAAGTTTCATGAAGCCTACAAAGCAAAGCATGGGAAGGAATTCAGCGATCAGCTGCCAGACGCCGCCACCTGGAGCGGCCCATCCTCATCTTTCACCGAAAAAGCGAAGACCGTGGGTATTTTAGCATCGGAGAACGAGGATGTACGTTCCTTGCGGGAATTCCTTATCATCGGCCTCAAAGGCGTAGCCGCTTATGCCGAACACGCCGCCATTCTTGGATTCCGTAAACCGGAAATCGACGAATTCATGCTTGAGGCTCTGGCATCAACAACTAAAGACCTGTCTGTGGACGATATGGTCGGCATGGTGATGAAAGCAGGTGAAGTGGCCGTGACGACCATGGCCCTGCTGGACGAGGCCAACACGAGCACCTATGGGCACCCAGAGATCACCCATGTCAATATTGGCGTAGGCACGAACCCGGGCATCCTTATCAGCGGTCATGATCTCAAAGACATGGACGAGCTGCTCAAGCAGACCGAGGGTACGGGCGTGGATGTCTACACTCACGGCGAAATGCTCCCGGCCAATTACTACCCAGCCTTCAAAAAATACAAACACTTGATCGGCAATTACGGCGGCTCCTGGTGGCACCAAAATCCCGAGTTCGAATCCTTCAACGGCCCTATCCTGCTGACCACCAACTGTCTGGTACCGCTCAAGAAGGATAACACGTACCTCGACCGCCTCTACACCACAGGGGTAGTCGGCTACGAGGGTGCCACGCACATCACGGACCGTCCGACCGGCGGGGCCAAGGATTTCTCGGCCATAATCGCCCAAGCCAAGAAGTGTGCGCCGCCCACGGAGCTAGAAAAGGGAGCCATTGTCGGAGGTTTTGCCCACCACCAGGTCATGGCTCTTGCTGACAAGGTTGTGGAAGCCGTCAAGTCCGGTGCTGTCAAGCGCTTCGTGGTAATGGCCGGTTGCGACGGCCGTCAGAAGTCACGCGAATACTACACTCAAGTGGCCGAAGCTCTGCCAGAGGACACCATCATACTCACGGCGGGCTGCGCCAAGTACCGTTACAACAAGCTAAACCTCGGCGATATCGGCGGCATCCCGCGCGTGCTGGACGCCGGCCAGTGCAATGACTCCTATTCCCTGGCCGTCATCGCACTGAAGCTCAAAGAGGTCTTCGGTCTCGACGACATCAACAAACTGCCCGTGTCCTACGACATCGCTTGGTACGAACAGAAAGCCGTGGCCGTGCTCCTTGCCCTCCTGTTCCTCGGCGTAAAGGGTATCCGACTCGGCCCCACGTTGCCGGGCTTCTTGTCCCCGAACGTGGCTAAGGTCGTTATCGAGAAGTTCGGCCTGAAGCCCATAGGCACTGTACAGGACGACATCGCGGCCATGATGACAGGCCAGTAA